In the genome of Halapricum salinum, one region contains:
- a CDS encoding DUF4255 domain-containing protein, producing the protein MAGYGIIADVSEALVGLLSDRIREREDVGTVDPDSVALISPDEVGEESDVRLGIYLYNVTENPTMKNADRTRAEGTNYRDPPLAIDLQYLVTAYPGSEDSEDSVRSATQHRLLGLAMQVFHDNARIDAADLPGEIGEDALPQIAVESEPIDVLTGLWSSFDGASFAPSVTYHVGPVFIDSNREESIPDVHERETRTNPKPDPRRDR; encoded by the coding sequence GTGGCTGGCTACGGCATCATCGCGGACGTGAGCGAGGCGCTCGTGGGCCTGCTCAGCGATCGAATTCGTGAGCGCGAGGACGTCGGCACCGTCGACCCGGACTCCGTCGCGCTGATTTCCCCGGACGAAGTCGGCGAGGAGAGCGACGTCCGACTGGGAATATACCTCTACAACGTCACCGAGAACCCGACGATGAAAAACGCCGATCGGACGCGAGCCGAAGGGACGAACTATCGTGATCCGCCGCTGGCGATCGATCTGCAGTATCTGGTGACCGCGTATCCCGGAAGCGAAGACAGCGAGGACAGTGTTCGCAGCGCGACCCAGCACCGACTGCTCGGGCTGGCCATGCAGGTCTTTCACGACAACGCTCGCATCGACGCCGCGGATCTGCCCGGCGAAATTGGGGAGGACGCTCTCCCACAGATCGCCGTCGAGTCCGAGCCGATCGACGTCCTCACCGGTCTCTGGTCGAGTTTCGACGGGGCGTCGTTCGCCCCATCCGTGACCTACCACGTCGGTCCGGTGTTCATCGACTCGAACCGCGAGGAGTCGATCCCGGACGTCCACGAGCGCGAGACCAGAACGAACCCCAAGCCCGATCCGCGCCGCGACCGCTAG
- a CDS encoding HNH endonuclease, whose translation MKRHGIERRDLEGEDHPLHGTNRSPEVTSKISDSLEGRTFSAEACERMSESHVGNPIPEAVRQKISESLTGIERSEQTRQRMSESTAGASNPNWKGGYSRRYGPGWATARTRVQNRDEVCQQCGHDGRDRRLEVHHIIPVRVFRDDPERDLQDAHDLDNLVLLCRRCHGKVEHGAIEASFAESETR comes from the coding sequence ATGAAGCGGCATGGAATCGAGCGTCGTGATCTGGAGGGGGAAGATCACCCACTACACGGCACGAACCGATCGCCAGAGGTCACATCGAAGATCTCCGACTCGCTCGAAGGACGGACGTTCTCCGCCGAAGCGTGCGAGCGGATGTCCGAATCACACGTGGGAAACCCGATCCCAGAAGCGGTCCGGCAGAAGATTTCGGAGTCGCTGACCGGGATCGAGCGATCGGAACAGACGCGTCAGCGAATGAGTGAGTCGACAGCGGGTGCGTCGAATCCGAACTGGAAAGGCGGATATAGTCGCCGATACGGCCCGGGATGGGCGACAGCGAGAACTCGGGTCCAGAACCGAGACGAGGTCTGCCAGCAGTGTGGTCACGATGGACGCGACCGTCGACTGGAAGTTCATCACATCATCCCCGTTCGTGTCTTCCGTGACGATCCCGAGCGGGACTTGCAAGACGCCCACGATCTCGATAATCTCGTGTTACTCTGTCGTCGCTGTCACGGGAAGGTCGAGCACGGTGCTATCGAGGCTTCCTTCGCTGAGTCTGAAACCAGATAG
- a CDS encoding DEAD/DEAH box helicase, with translation MAASDGATIDRPLLESGVLQQRQYQLELAETALGNHTLVCLPTGLGKTTVSLLVTAHRLHEVGGTALLLAPTKPLVSQHADFYREALTIPDDEIVVFTGEVRPDDRAELFESAKIVIATPQVVENDLVGSRISMADVTHVTFDECHRATGDYAYTYIAERYHEQAENPLATGMSASPGDDEESILEVCENLGLREVAVMTDEDADVAEYTHRTDVDWKRVELPETVIEIRDALHEVIQDRLSQLKQLGVTNKTQPDMSEREIHEIQGKLRELMNNDQSEGYQGMSLLAEVRKLRTAVTYAETQSVESLRRYFERQRNAARASGSSKASQRLVSEPKVREAMRKAENFDDLHPKFRRTRMLLAETLGIEDGDRVIVFTESRDTAETLTDFLNDHFDAEKFVGQSDTDGSDGMTQKEQQETLDRFRAGEFEVLVSTSVAEEGLDVPEVDLVLFYEPVPTAIRSIQRKGRTGRQTEGKVVVLIAEDTRDEAYFWKARQDEKRMYKELKALKSMKGEIEAELSQASVEEFQTGADDRGESAEAASGDTASETHQATESGTSGASALTAAESDGGAATPERDTTDEGEGQTGLDAFAGDEPDDADADADDPEPEDTVATAGTDDDTVEIVIDQRELDSTIARDLSKRDGIETRLETLEVGDYVVSDRVVVERKTVSDFLDTLTGGDRSLFEQIKDDARYYDRPVVIIEGTGLYGERNVHPNAIRGALASLAVDFGASVVRTDDEADTTEMLDVLATREQEEADRTVSAHGEKAAKTLAEQQEYVVASIADVGPVTAQSLLEHFGSVETVLTAEEDELQATDGVGEVTAERIREVVASAYDP, from the coding sequence ATGGCGGCATCCGATGGTGCGACGATCGATCGCCCGCTCCTCGAATCCGGCGTCCTCCAGCAGCGACAGTACCAACTCGAACTCGCCGAGACGGCGCTGGGCAACCACACCCTCGTCTGCCTGCCCACGGGCCTGGGCAAGACCACCGTCTCGCTGCTCGTCACGGCCCACCGACTCCACGAGGTGGGCGGCACGGCACTCCTGCTCGCGCCGACCAAACCCCTCGTCTCCCAGCACGCCGACTTCTATCGGGAGGCCCTGACGATCCCCGACGACGAGATCGTCGTCTTCACGGGCGAGGTTCGGCCGGACGACCGCGCCGAGCTGTTCGAGTCCGCGAAGATCGTGATCGCGACGCCACAGGTCGTCGAGAACGACCTCGTGGGGAGTCGGATCTCGATGGCCGACGTGACGCACGTCACCTTCGACGAGTGCCACCGCGCCACAGGGGATTACGCCTACACCTACATCGCCGAGCGCTACCACGAACAGGCCGAGAACCCCCTCGCCACGGGCATGAGCGCTTCCCCCGGCGACGACGAGGAGTCGATCCTCGAAGTCTGTGAGAACCTCGGCCTCCGGGAAGTGGCGGTGATGACCGACGAGGACGCCGACGTCGCCGAGTACACCCATCGTACGGACGTGGACTGGAAGCGCGTCGAGTTACCCGAGACGGTCATCGAGATTCGCGACGCCCTCCACGAAGTGATCCAGGATCGACTCTCCCAGCTCAAGCAGCTCGGGGTGACGAACAAGACCCAGCCGGACATGTCCGAGCGGGAGATCCACGAGATCCAGGGCAAGCTCCGGGAGCTGATGAACAACGACCAGAGCGAGGGCTACCAGGGGATGAGCCTGCTGGCGGAAGTACGGAAACTCCGGACGGCGGTCACCTACGCCGAGACACAGAGCGTCGAGTCCCTCCGTCGCTATTTCGAGCGCCAGCGCAACGCCGCCCGGGCCTCGGGTTCGTCGAAGGCCAGCCAGCGCCTCGTGAGCGAGCCCAAAGTCCGCGAAGCGATGCGCAAGGCCGAGAACTTCGACGACCTTCACCCGAAGTTCCGCCGCACGCGGATGCTCCTGGCCGAGACCCTGGGCATCGAGGACGGCGACCGCGTCATCGTCTTCACCGAGTCCCGCGACACGGCCGAGACCCTCACCGATTTCCTGAACGATCACTTCGATGCCGAGAAGTTTGTCGGCCAGAGCGACACCGACGGCAGCGACGGGATGACCCAAAAAGAGCAGCAGGAGACCCTCGACCGCTTCCGGGCGGGCGAGTTCGAGGTGCTGGTCTCGACTTCCGTCGCCGAGGAAGGGCTGGACGTCCCCGAGGTTGATCTCGTGCTCTTTTACGAACCCGTTCCGACGGCGATCCGATCCATCCAGCGCAAGGGCCGGACCGGTCGCCAGACCGAGGGGAAAGTCGTCGTCCTGATCGCCGAAGACACCCGTGACGAGGCGTACTTCTGGAAGGCTCGCCAGGACGAGAAACGGATGTACAAGGAACTGAAGGCGCTCAAATCGATGAAAGGCGAGATCGAGGCCGAGCTCTCCCAGGCCAGCGTCGAGGAGTTCCAGACGGGGGCGGACGACCGTGGGGAGTCCGCCGAAGCCGCGAGCGGTGACACCGCGAGCGAAACGCATCAGGCGACCGAGAGCGGAACCAGCGGAGCGTCCGCCTTGACGGCCGCCGAATCCGACGGGGGCGCGGCCACGCCCGAACGCGACACCACAGACGAGGGCGAGGGCCAGACCGGTCTCGATGCGTTCGCCGGTGACGAACCCGACGACGCCGACGCTGACGCCGACGACCCCGAGCCCGAAGACACGGTCGCCACGGCCGGGACCGACGACGATACTGTCGAGATCGTGATCGACCAGCGCGAGTTAGACTCGACCATCGCCAGGGATCTCTCCAAGCGCGACGGAATCGAGACGCGCCTGGAGACGCTGGAGGTGGGCGACTACGTCGTCTCCGATCGCGTGGTCGTCGAGCGCAAGACTGTCAGCGACTTTCTGGATACGCTCACCGGCGGTGACCGCTCTCTGTTCGAGCAGATCAAAGACGACGCCCGCTACTACGACCGACCGGTCGTGATCATCGAGGGCACGGGACTGTACGGCGAGCGTAACGTCCACCCCAACGCGATCCGGGGGGCGCTGGCCTCGCTGGCGGTGGACTTCGGCGCCAGCGTCGTCCGGACCGACGACGAGGCCGACACGACCGAGATGCTCGACGTGCTGGCGACGCGCGAACAGGAGGAGGCCGACCGAACCGTGAGTGCCCACGGCGAGAAAGCAGCCAAGACACTGGCCGAACAGCAGGAGTACGTCGTCGCCTCG
- a CDS encoding NYN domain-containing protein, translating into MNPLGRLFGAARGEPRVALFVDGPNVLREEFDVDLDDVRATATEYGRLVVTRLYLDEHATPGLIQAGEAHGYEVVTTSGDVDVKLAVDATAIATTDRADVLAIASRDTDFKPVLEIAGREGLRTVAIAPGSYGRSDALRKAATEAVTLDED; encoded by the coding sequence ATGAACCCGCTCGGCCGACTGTTCGGTGCCGCGAGAGGCGAGCCCCGCGTGGCGCTGTTCGTCGACGGGCCGAACGTCCTCCGCGAGGAGTTCGACGTCGATCTGGACGACGTACGGGCAACCGCGACCGAGTACGGCCGGCTGGTCGTGACGCGACTGTATCTCGACGAGCACGCGACGCCCGGACTGATCCAGGCCGGGGAGGCACACGGCTACGAGGTCGTCACGACCAGCGGCGACGTCGACGTGAAGCTGGCTGTCGACGCGACCGCGATCGCGACGACCGACCGGGCGGACGTCCTCGCGATCGCTTCGCGGGACACGGACTTCAAGCCCGTCCTCGAAATCGCCGGCAGAGAAGGCCTGCGGACGGTGGCGATCGCGCCCGGCTCCTACGGTCGCTCTGACGCGCTCCGGAAGGCCGCAACCGAGGCCGTCACGCTGGACGAAGACTAG
- a CDS encoding SDR family NAD(P)-dependent oxidoreductase, with translation MIDLENEVAIVTGAGHGIGEAVAKLLAENGAKVAVTDVVDGREAVAESIESAGGSAIAREMDVTDPEQVEAVVDEVVEEWGAVDILVNNAGVFPAQELDEMTREDWDRVIDVNLNGVFNCTEAVLPVMQEQEYGRIVNISSASGGHIGWAGTLAHYAASKGGVVGFTRSAAIALGPDGITMNAVIPGMIDTGAAQEVSSEEEIEAAVGMTPVGRQGTPRELAGAVAYLSSDLAAFVTGTTLVVDGGYTLV, from the coding sequence ATGATAGATCTAGAGAACGAAGTCGCGATCGTGACGGGCGCTGGACACGGGATCGGGGAAGCAGTCGCGAAACTACTGGCCGAAAACGGGGCCAAAGTAGCAGTGACAGACGTGGTCGACGGGCGCGAAGCAGTCGCCGAGAGCATCGAGTCCGCCGGTGGGAGTGCGATCGCGCGGGAGATGGACGTGACCGATCCCGAACAGGTCGAGGCAGTTGTCGACGAAGTCGTCGAGGAGTGGGGGGCAGTCGACATTCTGGTCAACAACGCTGGGGTATTCCCCGCTCAGGAACTCGATGAGATGACTCGGGAAGACTGGGACCGTGTCATCGACGTCAACCTCAACGGGGTGTTCAACTGTACCGAGGCGGTGTTACCTGTAATGCAGGAACAGGAATACGGCCGCATCGTCAACATCTCGTCGGCTTCTGGCGGACACATCGGCTGGGCGGGGACACTGGCTCACTACGCGGCAAGTAAGGGCGGCGTCGTCGGTTTCACCCGCAGCGCGGCGATCGCGCTCGGGCCGGACGGGATCACGATGAACGCAGTTATCCCGGGCATGATCGATACGGGAGCCGCCCAGGAGGTCTCCTCCGAGGAGGAGATCGAAGCAGCAGTCGGCATGACTCCGGTCGGTCGTCAGGGGACGCCGCGTGAGCTGGCCGGAGCAGTCGCGTACCTCAGCTCCGATCTGGCGGCGTTCGTCACCGGCACGACACTGGTCGTCGACGGCGGATACACGCTCGTTTGA
- a CDS encoding HVO_2922 family protein, with translation MATDQGPLYGFYESRIGQPDTDDEVRGYWVFLLGLLFGAIGVILFLPSESAFGADEFTLREGSIIFMAVGLAMLVAGPIIRLPLKAWANYAAYLGEAICFAAVIWFTFVFPAEWSTLTGNQPVIFLYAAGLAIILLGGVAGSLVGGATKEALTASEGRTAALEDELEETQRELDAATRELEEEREESAAGEAAQSALQTEVDELQALNDSLHTSQAQFELYEDRGGQWRWRLRHRNGNVIADSGEGYTRKHNAKKGMASVRRNALGATLLEIVPEPDEEVEEALEETPIIPDVADESKAAFEVYEDDGGKHRWRLVHDNGNIIADSGEGYSSKQKTTQGIESVKNNAGPASYLRFDPASFEIYRDSAGEWRWRFVHKNGNILAAASEGYTRRRDAKRSVDSIREDVADADFEVYEDNRGDHRWRLKAANNEIVATSGEGYSSKSSAEEAVERIKRLAPDADALDVGLAAFEVYEDQSEEWRWRLRHRNGNVIADSGEGYTERNKAHDAIESVKRNAPGAETER, from the coding sequence ATGGCGACAGATCAGGGTCCACTGTACGGGTTCTACGAGAGTCGGATCGGCCAGCCAGACACGGACGACGAGGTACGGGGGTACTGGGTGTTCCTGCTCGGATTGCTGTTCGGCGCGATCGGGGTGATCCTCTTTCTGCCGAGTGAGTCGGCTTTTGGAGCCGACGAGTTCACGCTTCGAGAGGGCAGTATCATCTTCATGGCAGTTGGGCTGGCGATGCTCGTGGCGGGACCGATCATCCGACTCCCGCTGAAAGCGTGGGCCAACTACGCGGCCTATCTGGGCGAGGCGATCTGTTTCGCTGCGGTGATCTGGTTCACGTTCGTCTTCCCTGCGGAGTGGTCGACGCTGACCGGTAATCAGCCAGTGATCTTCCTGTACGCTGCCGGGCTGGCGATCATCCTGCTCGGTGGTGTCGCCGGTTCGCTCGTCGGTGGCGCGACCAAGGAAGCGTTGACGGCCAGCGAGGGCCGTACCGCGGCCCTCGAAGACGAACTCGAAGAGACACAGCGCGAACTAGACGCGGCAACGCGTGAACTCGAAGAGGAGCGTGAGGAGAGCGCTGCGGGCGAGGCCGCCCAGTCGGCACTCCAGACGGAAGTCGACGAACTCCAGGCGTTGAACGATTCGCTACACACGAGCCAGGCGCAGTTCGAACTGTACGAGGACCGCGGCGGGCAGTGGCGCTGGCGGCTGCGCCACCGCAACGGCAACGTGATCGCCGACAGCGGCGAGGGCTACACCCGCAAGCACAACGCCAAGAAGGGGATGGCCAGCGTCCGGCGCAACGCCCTCGGTGCGACGCTTCTGGAGATCGTCCCCGAGCCTGACGAGGAAGTCGAAGAGGCACTGGAGGAGACGCCGATCATCCCCGACGTGGCTGACGAGAGCAAGGCCGCCTTCGAGGTCTACGAGGACGACGGGGGCAAACACCGCTGGCGGCTCGTCCACGACAACGGGAACATCATCGCCGACAGCGGCGAGGGCTATTCGAGCAAGCAGAAGACCACTCAGGGGATCGAGAGTGTCAAAAACAACGCCGGCCCGGCGAGTTACCTGCGGTTCGACCCGGCGTCGTTCGAGATCTACCGCGACAGCGCCGGCGAGTGGCGCTGGCGGTTCGTCCACAAAAACGGCAACATCCTCGCGGCGGCCAGCGAGGGGTACACCCGACGCCGGGACGCCAAACGTTCGGTCGACTCGATCCGCGAAGACGTCGCCGACGCCGATTTCGAGGTCTACGAGGACAACCGTGGTGACCACCGCTGGCGGCTAAAAGCGGCCAACAACGAGATCGTCGCCACCAGCGGTGAGGGCTACAGTTCCAAGTCCAGCGCCGAAGAAGCGGTCGAGCGCATCAAACGACTCGCGCCCGACGCGGACGCGCTCGACGTCGGCCTCGCGGCGTTCGAGGTGTACGAGGACCAGTCCGAGGAGTGGCGCTGGCGGCTGCGCCACCGCAACGGCAACGTGATCGCCGACAGCGGCGAGGGCTACACTGAGCGAAACAAGGCACACGACGCCATCGAGAGCGTCAAGCGCAACGCCCCCGGCGCGGAGACCGAGAGATAG
- a CDS encoding amidohydrolase family protein, whose product MLELEHGFRVVDVNARLEPDADRRPREGTGDPERLEREMHQAGIVRSVVYPPGREENYLKANNAVARMSVGRPLVPLARITGALDPGQGAGAKVKNLAASRSEHHTSPEDVEQYAYDDRFEGFVLHPTHDGLPDDEVLSALADVELPVLVHAGRQFPPAALARTILPYGIQTILASFGGYPLQQDLMTAAIDLLEEFDTCYLDTSYVRFREPLERALMEHPDRILFGSGAPSAHPNVAIMEILTLDVPEDAMRKVFSNNAARVLEELAPRSF is encoded by the coding sequence ATGCTCGAACTGGAGCACGGGTTCCGGGTCGTCGACGTCAACGCACGCCTCGAACCCGACGCCGACCGCCGGCCACGAGAGGGGACCGGCGATCCCGAGCGCCTCGAACGGGAGATGCACCAGGCCGGAATCGTCCGCTCGGTCGTCTACCCGCCCGGACGGGAGGAGAACTATCTCAAGGCCAACAACGCCGTCGCCCGGATGAGCGTCGGCCGGCCGCTCGTCCCGCTAGCCCGGATTACCGGCGCGCTCGATCCCGGCCAGGGCGCTGGCGCGAAGGTGAAAAACCTCGCTGCCTCCCGGAGCGAGCACCACACCTCGCCCGAGGACGTCGAGCAGTACGCCTACGACGACCGCTTCGAGGGGTTCGTCCTCCATCCCACACACGACGGCCTCCCGGACGACGAGGTCCTGTCGGCGCTGGCCGACGTCGAGCTACCCGTGCTCGTCCACGCCGGCCGCCAGTTTCCACCGGCCGCGCTCGCACGAACCATCCTCCCCTACGGGATCCAGACGATCCTGGCGAGTTTCGGTGGCTACCCGCTCCAGCAGGACCTCATGACCGCCGCAATCGACCTCCTGGAGGAGTTCGACACCTGCTATCTCGACACCAGTTACGTTCGGTTTCGCGAGCCACTGGAACGCGCACTCATGGAACACCCCGATCGAATTCTCTTCGGGAGCGGCGCGCCGAGCGCCCACCCTAACGTCGCGATCATGGAGATCCTGACGCTCGACGTGCCCGAAGACGCCATGCGAAAAGTGTTCTCGAACAACGCCGCCCGTGTGCTCGAGGAACTCGCACCGCGGTCGTTCTAG
- a CDS encoding glycosyltransferase family 2 protein, with translation MDLSVVVPTLNGRDQLARTLDSLSRAAPEAEVVVVNGPSADGTTGMVRDRDDVDVLVEIADRTVSVARNAGIERASGDAVALLDHGLAVRDGWEDAVRERLAEADVVTGPTRRSLRAGATTDTVESRTIAGRDVTFFNSGNVAFRRAVLDAFDGFDEYLDIGSARDLAHRVASGDYTVAWDGEMAVEQAYGSDGGEPERDWGWKYRSLAYRLSKNYGVRPTVVGRLAAHAASDAVSALGDVLRRNTDPSEWFGTGRSVVSGTAVGLKDGVKARTSDRSVARNPNGAAERTDRAITVYDWRDAGQSTP, from the coding sequence ATGGATCTCTCGGTCGTCGTCCCGACGCTCAACGGCCGGGACCAACTCGCCCGGACACTCGACTCGTTGTCGCGGGCGGCTCCCGAGGCAGAGGTCGTCGTGGTCAACGGTCCCTCTGCCGACGGGACGACCGGGATGGTGCGCGATCGTGACGACGTCGATGTCCTCGTCGAGATCGCCGATCGGACGGTCTCGGTCGCCCGCAACGCCGGGATCGAGCGGGCCAGCGGCGACGCGGTTGCGCTTCTCGATCACGGACTGGCTGTCAGAGACGGCTGGGAGGACGCCGTTAGGGAACGACTGGCCGAGGCCGACGTCGTCACGGGGCCGACGCGCCGATCGCTGCGGGCCGGCGCGACGACCGACACCGTCGAGTCCCGGACGATCGCCGGCCGCGACGTGACCTTCTTCAACAGCGGCAACGTCGCCTTTCGACGGGCCGTTCTGGACGCCTTCGATGGCTTCGACGAGTACCTCGATATCGGGAGCGCTCGTGACCTGGCCCACCGTGTCGCCAGCGGTGACTACACCGTCGCCTGGGACGGCGAGATGGCCGTCGAACAGGCCTACGGCTCCGACGGCGGCGAACCCGAGCGCGACTGGGGCTGGAAGTATCGCTCGCTGGCCTATCGCCTGAGCAAAAACTACGGCGTTCGACCGACTGTCGTCGGGCGGCTGGCCGCACACGCCGCCAGCGACGCCGTGAGTGCGCTTGGCGACGTTCTCCGGCGTAACACCGACCCCTCCGAGTGGTTCGGGACCGGCCGCAGTGTCGTCAGCGGGACGGCAGTCGGTCTCAAAGACGGAGTGAAAGCCCGGACGAGTGACCGGAGCGTAGCACGCAATCCCAACGGTGCGGCCGAACGGACCGACCGCGCGATCACCGTCTACGACTGGCGTGACGCCGGTCAGTCCACGCCGTGA
- the thsA gene encoding thermosome subunit alpha, giving the protein MGGQPLFILNEDADRTKGKDAQSSNISAGKAVSESVRTTLGPRGMDKMLVSDDGDVVITNDGATILQEMDIEHPAAQMIVEVAETQEEDVGDGTTTASVLAGQLLAQAEDLLDDDVHPTTIVEGYHEAAQLAQEAIENEVLADELDDEQLLKVAKTSMTGKGTGDIAGDVLAQAVVEAVRQVESDDGVDRDAIALQTQIGASSSATELVEGVIVDEEPAHENMPRSVDDGAVAAIDGAIELRESSIDAEYNVTNVDQLNAALDAEEEELAGYAEALSELGVEIVFTSDDIDDRVVAHLAKAGILAFEDVSDDDLSAVISASGASRVSGVNDLDSDDLGSASVHVEKYGDEELAFVEGSEAETVTVFARGSTEHVVDEVERALKDALDVVTAALDKGGVVPGAGATEIAISAYVREQSASIEGRKQLAVDAFADAVDVLPRTLAENTGMDPIDALVDLRAEHEGGNLAGLISEGQTGVVADPLEYGVLDPAAVKREAVDSATEAATMIVRIDDVISSS; this is encoded by the coding sequence ATGGGCGGACAGCCCCTTTTCATTCTCAACGAAGACGCCGATCGGACGAAAGGCAAGGACGCACAGAGTTCGAACATCTCGGCCGGAAAGGCCGTCAGCGAGTCCGTACGGACCACACTGGGCCCGCGCGGGATGGACAAGATGCTCGTCTCGGACGACGGTGACGTCGTCATCACCAACGACGGGGCGACAATCCTCCAGGAGATGGATATCGAGCACCCCGCGGCCCAGATGATCGTCGAGGTCGCCGAGACTCAGGAGGAGGACGTCGGCGACGGGACGACCACCGCGTCCGTGCTTGCGGGCCAGCTGCTGGCCCAGGCCGAGGATCTGCTGGACGACGACGTTCACCCGACGACGATCGTCGAGGGCTACCACGAGGCGGCCCAGCTCGCCCAGGAGGCCATCGAGAACGAGGTGCTGGCCGACGAGCTGGACGACGAGCAGCTGCTCAAGGTGGCCAAGACCAGCATGACCGGCAAGGGGACCGGCGACATCGCCGGTGACGTGCTGGCCCAGGCGGTCGTCGAGGCCGTCCGGCAGGTCGAGAGTGACGACGGCGTCGATCGCGACGCCATCGCACTGCAGACCCAGATCGGTGCGTCCTCTTCGGCGACCGAACTTGTCGAGGGCGTCATCGTCGACGAGGAGCCGGCCCACGAGAACATGCCGCGTTCGGTCGACGACGGTGCCGTGGCCGCGATCGACGGCGCGATCGAGCTTCGCGAGAGCAGCATCGACGCCGAGTACAACGTCACCAACGTCGACCAGCTCAACGCCGCGCTCGACGCCGAAGAAGAGGAACTGGCGGGCTACGCCGAAGCGCTCTCCGAGCTGGGCGTCGAGATCGTCTTCACGAGCGACGACATCGACGACCGCGTCGTCGCCCACCTCGCGAAGGCGGGTATCCTCGCGTTCGAGGATGTCTCCGACGACGATCTCTCTGCCGTGATCTCCGCCTCCGGCGCGAGCCGCGTCAGCGGCGTCAACGACCTCGATTCGGACGATCTCGGGAGTGCGAGCGTCCACGTCGAGAAGTACGGCGACGAGGAACTCGCGTTCGTCGAAGGGTCGGAAGCCGAGACCGTCACGGTCTTCGCTCGCGGCTCGACCGAGCACGTCGTCGACGAGGTCGAGCGCGCCCTGAAGGACGCGCTGGACGTCGTGACCGCTGCCCTGGACAAGGGCGGCGTCGTCCCCGGCGCGGGCGCGACCGAGATCGCCATCTCCGCGTACGTTCGCGAACAGTCGGCGTCGATCGAGGGTCGCAAGCAGCTTGCCGTCGACGCCTTCGCCGACGCCGTCGACGTCCTTCCGCGCACGCTCGCGGAGAACACGGGCATGGACCCAATCGACGCGCTGGTCGATCTGCGTGCCGAACACGAGGGCGGCAACCTCGCCGGCCTCATCTCCGAGGGCCAGACCGGCGTCGTCGCCGACCCCCTCGAATACGGCGTCCTCGACCCCGCCGCTGTCAAGCGCGAGGCCGTCGACAGCGCGACCGAGGCCGCGACGATGATCGTCCGTATCGACGACGTTATCAGCTCTTCGTAA